The proteins below are encoded in one region of Brassica napus cultivar Da-Ae chromosome A6, Da-Ae, whole genome shotgun sequence:
- the LOC106352203 gene encoding receptor-like protein kinase ANXUR2 — protein sequence MNEKTRTLCSLLCFFSVILVSISQSNGQDLALACGASEPSSDPDKKKWEPDTKFLKTPNTDHATATYQDPSLLSTIPYMTARIFTAPATYEIPVKGDKRHLLRLHFYPSEYTGLNIDDSYFSVAANDITLLSNFSAAITCQALTQAYLVREYSLAPTLKDALTITFTPSDKHPKAFAFINGIEVVEMPELFDTAVLVGFTDQTADAKSANLQTMFRLNVGGQDIPGSQDSGGLTRTWYNDAPYIFSAGLGVTLQASNNFRIDYQKMPVSTAPPDVYKTARSQGPNGDLNVNSNLTWMFQVDTNFTYIMRLHFCEFQQSKVNQKAFNIYINNRTAQGDTNAADIIAWSGGKGVPTYKDYAMYVDASNGGAGGEDVSLQMTPSKFAQPEYLDSQLNGLEIFKMDTMKNLAGPNPKPSPMQANQDGKREFRRDKRITAFIIGSAGGVAAILLCALCFTMYQRKRKFQGSDSYTSSWLPIYGNSHTSATKSTISGKSNTGSHLSNLAAGLCRRFTLSEIKHGTQNFDESNVIGVGGFGKVYKGVIDGTTKVAIKKSNPNSEQGLNEFETEIELLSRLRHKHLVSLIGYCDDGGEMCLIYDYMSLGTLREHLYNTKRPQLTWKRRLELAIGSARGLHYLHTGAKYTIIHRDVKTTNILLDENWVAKVSDFGLSKTGPNMNQGHVTTVVKGSFGYLDPEYFRRQQLTEKSDVYSFGVVLFEILCARPALNPSLPKEQVSLGDWATNCKKKGTLEDIIDPNLKGKINPECLKKFADTAEKCLSDSGLDRPTMGDVLWNLEFALQLQETADGSRQPTPSRGGESEDLAGEGGGMAVNVGGAGEHDVSDLSSEESSGIFSQIVNPKGR from the exons ATGAACGAGAAAACGAGGACCCTGTGTTCcctcctctgtttcttctctgTTATTCTAGTTTCTATCTCTCAATCTAACGGCCAAGATCTCGCGTTGGCATGCGGGGCATCAGAACCATCTTCTGATCCAGACAAGAAGAAATGGGAACCCGACACCAAGttcttgaaaacaccaaacacGGATCATGCAACAGCTACGTATCAAGATCCATCTCTTCTCTCAACAATTCCTTATATGACAGCAAGAATCTTCACAGCTCCCGCGACTTATGAGATCCCGGTTAAAGGAGACAAAAGACATTTGCTCCGGTTGCATTTCTACCCATCAGAATACACAGGACTCAACATTGATGACTCTTACTTCTCTGTAGCAGCTAATGATATCACCCTTCTAAGCAACTTTAGTGCAGCTATCACATGTCAAGCCTTAACACAAGCTTACCTCGTTAGAGAATATTCTCTTGCACCAACCCTAAAAGATGCCTTGACCATCACGTTTACTCCTTCAGATAAACATCCTAAAGCGTTTGCTTTCATAAACGGTATTGAAGTCGTTGAGATGCCGGAGCTGTTTGATACAGCTGTTCTCGTTGGGTTCACAGACCAAACAGCAGATGCTAAGTCCGCGAATCTTCAGACCATGTTTAGGCTTAACGTTGGCGGTCAGGACATTCCCGGAAGCCAAGACTCTGGCGGGTTAACTAGAACTTGGTACAACGATGCGCCTTACATATTCAGCGCAG GTCTTGGTGTTACCCTTCAAGCAAGCAACAACTTCAGGATTGATTACCAGAAAATGCCGGTCTCGACCGCACCACCTGATGTCTACAAAACAGCTAGATCACAAGGACCAAACGGAGACCTCAACGTTAATTCTAATCTCACATGGATGTTTCAAGTTGATACTAACTTCACCTACATCATGAGACTCCACTTCTGTGAGTTCCAGCAATCTAAAGTTAATCAAAAAGCTTTCAACATATACATCAACAACAGAACCGCACAAGGGGACACCAACGCTGCGGATATAATCGCGTGGTCAGGAGGGAAAGGTGTCCCAACCTACAAGGACTACGCGATGTACGTTGATGCTAGCAACGGAGGAGCAGGAGGCGAAGATGTTTCACTTCAGATGACTCCTTCTAAATTTGCTCAACCAGAGTATCTCGACTCACAGCTCAACGGGTTAGAGATTTTCAAGATGGACACGATGAAAAACCTAGCGggtccaaaccctaaaccatctcCTATGCAAGCTAACCAAGATGGTAAAAGAGAGTTTCGAAGAGACAAAAGAATCACAGCTTTTATCATCGGTTCAGCTGGTGGAGTAGCAGCGATTTTACTATGTGCGTTGTGTTTCACAATGTATCAAAGGAAACGTAAGTTCCAAGGAAGCGACTCTTACACGTCGAGTTGGCTTCCTATATACGGAAACTCACACACGTCCGCAACAAAATCTACTATATCCGGTAAGAGCAACACGGGAAGCCACTTATCTAACCTTGCAGCTGGTCTATGTCGAAGATTCACGTTGTCTGAGATCAAACACGGAACTCAAAACTTCGATGAGTCTAACGTGATAGGAGTTGGAGGGTTTGGTAAAGTTTACAAAGGAGTTATAGACGGAACCACAAAAGTGGCCATCAAGAAATCAAACCCTAACTCAGAACAAGGTCTCAACGAGTTCGAGACAGAGATAGAACTTCTCTCGAGGTTAAGACACAAACACTTGGTCTCCTTGATAGGTTACTGCGACGATGGAGGAGAGATGTGTTTGATATACGATTACATGTCACTCGGAACACTTAGGGAGCATCTTTACAACACGAAGAGACCTCAGTTAACTTGGAAACGACGTCTAGAGCTCGCTATTGGATCTGCAAGAGGGTTGCATTACCTTCACACAG GTGCAAAGTATACGATCATACACCGTGACGTGAAGACAACGAACATCTTACTCGATGAGAATTGGGTTGCGAAGGTCTCCGACTTTGGTTTATCCAAAACCGGACCGAACATGAACCAAGGTCATGTCACGACCGTAGTCAAAGGAAGCTTCGGTTACTTAGATCCAGAGTACTTTAGGAGACAGCAGTTAACCGAGAAGTCAGACGTGTACTCTTTTGGAGTTGTTTTGTTTGAGATCTTATGTGCTAGACCGGCTTTAAACCCTAGCTTGCCTAAGGAGCAAGTGAGTCTTGGTGACTGGGCGACGAACTGTAAAAAGAAAGGGACGTTAGAGGATATCATTGATCCTAATCTGAAAGGGAAGATTAATCCTGAATGTTTGAAGAAGTTTGCGGACACGGCGGAGAAGTGTCTTTCGGATAGTGGTTTAGATCGGCCGACGATGGGAGATGTTTTGTGGAATCTTGAGTTTGCGCTTCAGTTACAAGAAACTGCTGATGGGTCGCGACAACCAACGCCTAGCCGTGGAGGTGAGTCCGAGGATTTAGCTGGAGAAGGTGGTGGTATGGCGGTTAACGTCGGCGGCGCCGGAGAACATGACGTGAGTGACTTGTCTTCCGAGGAAAGCAGTGGGATATTTTCTCAAATTGTAAACCCTAAAGGGCGATGA
- the BNAA06G29240D gene encoding uncharacterized protein BNAA06G29240D — protein sequence MVRRREGLTLPISSSSPSLPETQVAPLASQKPKQRLSKQLSMRETPRDVAWEKRRRQMLKIQEKKQKGLSDSDCDPTDLTDEDLRELKGSIELGFGFKEEAGLKLCNTLPALDLYFAVHRQLSPLPSPSSSRSSNGGDGSLPSTSASSSSIPCSPRTDSDSLKILCPGDSPQQVKQRLRHWAQAVACSVMQSH from the exons atggTGAGGAGAAGAGAAGGCCTTACCTTACCAATCTCGTCTTCATCACCATCACTTCCTGAGACACAAGTGGCACCATTAGCCTCGCAGAAACCGAAACAGCGGTTATCAAAGCAACTATCAATGCGTGAGACACCGCGAGATGTTGCTTGGGAGAAAAGACGACGTCAGATGTTAAAGATTCAGGAAAAGAAGCAGAAAGGCCTCTCTGACAGCGATTGTGATCCTACTGATCTAACCGATGAAGACTTAAGGGAGCTCAAAGGGTCCATCGAGTTAGGGTTTGGATTCAAGGAAGAAGCAGGACTGAAGTTGTGCAACACATTACCAGCATTAGATCTTTACTTTGCTGTGCATAGGCAGCTTTCGCCTCTCCCTTCACCTAGTAGCAGCCGTAGCAGCAACGGAGGGGATGGCTCTTTACCTTCTACCTCTGCTTCCTCAAGCAGCATTCCTTGTAGCCCAAGAACCGACTCGGATTCATTAAAGATTTTATGTCCAG GGGACAGTCCTCAACAAGTAAAACAAAGATTAAGGCATTGGGCACAAGCTGTTGCATGTTCTGTGATGCAGTCTCACTAA